GCCCAGGACCACCACCGGGGGGCCGTCCGGCCGGTCTTCTTCCGGCGAGTAGGCGCGCCCCAGCTCCGGGCGCACGCCCAGCAGCGGGAACAGGTCCGCCGACGCGCGCGCGCCCCATACGCTCTCCGGCTCGCCCCCCGGCGCTCTCAGCACCGCGCTGGTCGGGGAGTAGGCGGCGACGTTCCGGAGGGTGCGGGCCTGGCTGCGGTAGTCGGCGAAGTTGGGGTACGAGACCGGGATCCGCTCGGCGGTCCCGTCCGCGAGCCCGCCCCACAGCCTCGCCAGCCGCCCGGGGTCCTCGAACGGCAGCGGCCGGAGCAGCACGGCGTCGACCACGCTGAAGATCGCCGTGTTCGCGCCGATCGCGAGGGCCGAGGTGAGCACCACGGTGAGGGCGAAGGCCGGGGCCCTGCGCAGGGTGCGGGCGCCGTAGCGCAGGTCCTGCAGCAGCGTCTCCGGCAGCCCGCCTCCGCGCACGTCGCGGGCGGCGTCCTTGATGCGGGCCAGGTTGCCGAAGCTCCGCTCCGCCGCGCGGCGCGCCTCCTCCGGCGCCATGCCGCGCCGGACGTTCTCCTCCGCGCGCATCCGGATGTGGAAGCGCATCTCCTCGTCCATCTCGCGCTCGATCCGGCCCTTGCGGAGCAGGCCGTACAGGCGCGCGCGGACCACCCTCGCCCAGGCCGTCATCCGGCCTCCTGCGCGGTTCGCATCACCTTGATGACCGCCCCGGCGAGCCGCTCCCAGTTCGCCGCCTCGACCTGGAGCTGCCTGCGGCCGGCCGGGGTCAGCCGGTAGAAGCGCGCCCGCTGGTTGTTCTCCGACGTGCCCCACTCCGACTCGATCCAGCCCTGCTGCTCGATGCGGTAGAGGGCCGGGTAGAGCGAGCCTTCCTCGACCCTGAGCACCTCGTCGGACATCTGCATGATGCGCTGCCCGACGCCGTAGCCGTGCAGCGGCCCCAGGGAGAGCGCCTTGAGCACCAGCATGTCGAGCGTCCCCTGCAGCAGCTTGGTGTTCGTCCTGGTCACCGCGCCTCCCGGGAAGCCATAGATGGTCTAGGACATAGTGCGGCGCTGGCCCTAGACTGTCAAGGGCCTCGGCCAGCGGGTGCCGGAGCGGCCTGATCCCTGCTGTCTTCACCCGCAGCCGATCCTGTTCTCCACACCGTCAGCCACGGGAGGGATGACATGGAAACCCGCCGTGGAATGCCTCCCGCCACTTTCATCTCCCGGCCGGTCCCCGTTTTCCTCGCCACCGGCGCGCTGGCCGCCGCCGCCACCGCGTGGCTGGTCTGGAGCTGGTTCCCCTACGAGCGGCTGGAACGCTACTCTCTCGAGGACAAGCTCCTGGCGTGGGAAGACATCGTCTGGCTGCTCGCGCTCGCGCTCGGGTACCTTGGAGTCGCGTGCGTTCTCCAGGTGGCGGGCCTGCGTATTCGCGAGGGGGCCGCGGAGCTGAGGCGGCGCCTGCGCAACGCGCGCACTCCCGAGGGCCGGCTGTTCGCCGTCGCGGGCGCGGTGCCGTGGTGGATGATCGGGTATGCGGTCTTCCTCGTCGTCATCGCATCGGCGGTGCGCGCGCTGGCCGCACCCTGACCCGCCCTCCTCACCGGCTTCGGGCTAGCATCGGCCGGAACAATGTCGAGCAGCGGATCGATGCCATCATGAGGTGGAGCCACTCCCACCTCTTGTCGACCCACCTCATTTCATCATCTCGGGATAACGCAGACAGGCAATAATCACCTACGATAGGGACCCTTTTCGCACCAGAAGCGTGTGAGGATCCCCGGCTGTTGTTGAAGGAGCTCCCGCGCGTGCTCGCAGTTTTCGCGGTTGTATGCCTCGGTCTCATTCGCATCGAAGGTGGCCACATGAATGCGTGCGCCGTCGTCCATCGCGCTGTTGCGATACAAAGTGTATGTCTGGTCTGTACCTGGCTGGCAGCCGCCAAGTACAAGGGCGACAGAGGTACTGATGAGCAGAACGAGAGACCAAGATATGTGTCGGGGTTTCACGAGGTGGTCCAATTTCAGCCCAGAGGATATCACCAGTTGAACACGCTCAGCAGGCTGGAGTAGTCGTCCGTCCAGGGGCGCACGTCCGCTCGCGTGGCGGGGGGCTTCCAGCGCGGGTCGCGGGCCAGCACGCCCAGGTCCGCCTCGGTGCGCGCGGCCACCAGGAAGGTGGCGTACTGCTCGTAGCGGCCGCTGCGGCGGTCGGGGCCGCTGCCCACGCGCGCGGCCAGGCCGCGCTCCTTCACCAGCGCCCCCACCACCGGCTCCAGGTCGTAGTAGCGGTTGCTCAGGTGGAAGACGATCACGCCGCCGGGGGCCAGCCGCCGCAGGTACACGTCCAGCGCCTCGCGCGTGAGCAGGTGCGTGGGAATGGCGTCGGAGCTGAACGCGTCCAGCCAGAGGAGGTGGTACCGGGGCTCCGTCTCCCGCGCCAGCGACAGCCGAGCGTCGCCCAGCACCACGCGGATCGGCGCCCGGGCATCGGCGAGGTAGGTGAAGTACGCGGGGTTGCGGGCGATCTTCTCGATGCCGGGGTCGATCTCGTAGTACGTCCACTCCTCGCCCTCGGCGGCGTACGCGGCCGTGGTCCCCGTGCCGAGCCCGACGATGGCGATGCGGCGCGTGCCGGTGACGATCGGCGTGCCGTTGAAGATCCGCCCCACCGGCCCGTGGCGCAGGTAGTAGGTGATGGGGTCGCGGCGGCGCGCGGGGTCCAGGCTCTGCGCGCCGTGCAGCGTGGAGCCGTGCGTCAGCACGTGGTAGCGGTCGCGGACGCCGATCTCGTACACGCGGTAGCTGCCGAAGAACGAGCGCGCGGCCAGGAGCGTCCCGTCGTCCTGCACCGACGTCCAGATCCGCACCAGCAGCATCCCCCCGATGCAGAGCGCCAGGTAGAGCGGCGCCCGCTGCAGCACCACGGCCACCAGGTTGATCACCAGGCCGATCACCACGATCCCCACCACCGACATCTGCTCCGCGTCGGGCTGCACGGCGGCGATCAGGACGCCCGCGAACACGAACGCGGCCAGCGCCGTCCCCGCGTGCCAGCCGACGGGCCTCTTCTCCTCCGGCCAGGGCCGCGCCAGGCACGCCAGCGCCAACACCAGCGGGTACTCCCACACGCGCGGGAAGACGACCGGCGCCACCAGCACGTTGAAGATCCCGCCCAGCACGCCGCCCACCGAGATCCACAGGTAGAACTCGGTGAGGTGCCGCACCGCGGGCCGCCGCCGCGCCAGCTCGCCGTGGCAGACCATGGCGGTGACGAAGAGCCCCAGCAGGTGCAGGGGGATGAAGAGCATCGGCTCGCTGACGTAGCGGAAGAGCAGGAGGATGGCCGTGAGCGTGAGGATCGACGGCTGCACCGCCACCATCCACCGGTGCGGGATCACCTGCCGCGGCGCGAACACCAGCGTGAAGCTGAGCAGGTACAGCGCGAGCGGCACCACCCACAGCAGCGCCATCGCCGACAGGTCGGTGGAGATGTACGACGTCACCCCCAGCAGCAGGGAGGAGGGGACGAAGGCCAGCATCACCCAGACGGCGCGCTGCCATCCGCCTACGGCGGAGTGCGCGAGTGCGGGAGTGCGGGAGTGCGGGAGTGCGTCGGCCGCGGTCGGATCGTCGGCGGCGGGCCGGGCCGGCGGCGCCTGGGCGCGCCAGACGGCCGCCGCGCACCCGGCGACCAGGAGCGCGAGCAGCGCGTAGCCGAGGGTCCACACGCCGCTCTGCTCCGCCAGGCGCAGGCGCGGCTCCAGGAGGAACGGGTAGCCGAGCAGCCCCAGCATGCTCCCCAGGTTGCTGCCGGCGTAGAGCCAGTACGGGTTCGCGGCGCCGGGGTGGCCGGACGCGGCGAACCAGCGCTGCAGCATCGGCCCGGTGCCGGAGAGCACGAAGAAGGGCAGCCCCACCGTGGTCGTCATCAGCAGCAGGAGCCACGGGATCGGCGCGCGGCCGCCCTCCGGCGCCGCGCCCGCCACCCCGATCGGCAGCGCCAGCGCGGCGGCGAGGAGGAGGGCGAGATGGAGCGCCGCCTGCCCGCGCACCCCCAGCCGCTCGCTGGAGAGGTGGGCGTAGAGGTAGCCGCCCAGCAGCGCCGCCTGGAAGAAGAGCATGCAGGTGTTCCACACCGCCGGCGAGCCGCCCAGCAGCGGGAGCACCATCTTCCCGAACATCGGCTGCACC
The genomic region above belongs to Longimicrobium sp. and contains:
- a CDS encoding PadR family transcriptional regulator encodes the protein MTRTNTKLLQGTLDMLVLKALSLGPLHGYGVGQRIMQMSDEVLRVEEGSLYPALYRIEQQGWIESEWGTSENNQRARFYRLTPAGRRQLQVEAANWERLAGAVIKVMRTAQEAG
- a CDS encoding fused MFS/spermidine synthase; this encodes MSSEVPLIADPAVTTDAPVESRPAAAARTRAPAAVLVVFATAVFTSAFLLFLVQPMFGKMVLPLLGGSPAVWNTCMLFFQAALLGGYLYAHLSSERLGVRGQAALHLALLLAAALALPIGVAGAAPEGGRAPIPWLLLLMTTTVGLPFFVLSGTGPMLQRWFAASGHPGAANPYWLYAGSNLGSMLGLLGYPFLLEPRLRLAEQSGVWTLGYALLALLVAGCAAAVWRAQAPPARPAADDPTAADALPHSRTPALAHSAVGGWQRAVWVMLAFVPSSLLLGVTSYISTDLSAMALLWVVPLALYLLSFTLVFAPRQVIPHRWMVAVQPSILTLTAILLLFRYVSEPMLFIPLHLLGLFVTAMVCHGELARRRPAVRHLTEFYLWISVGGVLGGIFNVLVAPVVFPRVWEYPLVLALACLARPWPEEKRPVGWHAGTALAAFVFAGVLIAAVQPDAEQMSVVGIVVIGLVINLVAVVLQRAPLYLALCIGGMLLVRIWTSVQDDGTLLAARSFFGSYRVYEIGVRDRYHVLTHGSTLHGAQSLDPARRRDPITYYLRHGPVGRIFNGTPIVTGTRRIAIVGLGTGTTAAYAAEGEEWTYYEIDPGIEKIARNPAYFTYLADARAPIRVVLGDARLSLARETEPRYHLLWLDAFSSDAIPTHLLTREALDVYLRRLAPGGVIVFHLSNRYYDLEPVVGALVKERGLAARVGSGPDRRSGRYEQYATFLVAARTEADLGVLARDPRWKPPATRADVRPWTDDYSSLLSVFNW